GAACTCATTGCTGATCcaaagtttttcttcttttaaatctCCTGTAAGAATTTTGATTGTTGAGTTCTCAttttttgattcaagaataaaCTGTTGAAAGGTTTTATCTTACATtccattttcgtttttttttttcttgtgtgtagaAGCCTCGGTGGTCATCAGCTCGAGACTCTGAAATGGTCTCTGTGAGATCAGAGATTGAGAAAGCCTCTGTTGTACATGACACTCTTGAACTTAGTGCCTCGCTTTATCGAAATATCTCCAAGTTTCAAAGGTCAGCCTTACAATGAATTCAATCTCAGTTTTTCTTTGCAAATGTTAGGACACACTATTTGTTGGTAATGATTGTTTCCGCCACTAGTAATATTAATCTGTTTcttgtatttattataaaagagTAAAATGTAGAGACTTAAGAGACTGTTGGTTAGCTAAATTTGAGATGTTGGAGTATTTGGATTAAGAGTGGTGATATATGTCAAAGACTCTTATGTGTTGCTTATTTTAGGAGTTACGACTTGATGGAGAGGAAACTCAAAGTGTATGTGTATAAGGAAGGAGAGAAACCAATATTTCATAACTCAATACCTCGAGGGATTTATGCCTCAGAAGGTTGGTTCATGAAACTCATGGAAAGCAACAAGAAGTTTATAGTAAGAGATCCAGGGAAGGCTCATTTGTTCTACATACCCATCAGCATAAAAGCTCTTAGGTCTTCTCTGGGACAGGATTTTCAGACACCAAGGAGCCTTGCAGACCATTTAAAGGAATATGTCGATTTGATAGCAGGAAAGTACAAGTTCTGGAACCGAACTGGTGGAGCCGATCATTTCCTTGTTGCTTGCCATGATTGGgtactattattttctttctgtctttctttttgtcttttacaTCAATGAGAGTCTCTTTGATACAAGATCTGCTGAGTAAAGCTTCTGAAGTTTGAAACTAGCAGGGGAACAAactgacaaaaaaaaccatgagGAACAGTGTTCGAGCACTTTGTAACTCAAATGTTGCCCAAGGCTTCAGAATCGGGAGTGATACAGCACTACCGGTCACATATATACGCTCAGCCGAGTCCCCTCTTGAGTACTTAGGTGGAAAAACTCCGTCCGAAAGGAAGATTCTTGCATTCTTTGCTGGAAGCATGCACGGATATCTCCGTCCGAGACTAGTGAAGCTTTGGGAGAATAAAGAACCTGACATGAAGATTTTTGGTCCAATGCCTCGTGACCCTGAAAGCAAGAAACAATACCGAGAATACATGAAAAGCAGCCGGTAAGATA
The sequence above is a segment of the Camelina sativa cultivar DH55 chromosome 10, Cs, whole genome shotgun sequence genome. Coding sequences within it:
- the LOC104719328 gene encoding probable glycosyltransferase At3g07620 isoform X1, whose amino-acid sequence is MRIRIITGMERFHHSDIRRLLLGTIVTVGFVVLLAQCFGIPSFYWSPPPVKVSVIDLTNSNVTQVSVMNYINLSDDEEFVKKDLGRGNDVVISKEKVEFNASVIGRPNISLRKTKMVVESSESDPTSVMVMGKDSRNGNGLSVRRYKRRGAVVSISQMNSLLIQSFSSFKSPKPRWSSARDSEMVSVRSEIEKASVVHDTLELSASLYRNISKFQRSYDLMERKLKVYVYKEGEKPIFHNSIPRGIYASEGWFMKLMESNKKFIVRDPGKAHLFYIPISIKALRSSLGQDFQTPRSLADHLKEYVDLIAGKYKFWNRTGGADHFLVACHDWQGNKLTKKTMRNSVRALCNSNVAQGFRIGSDTALPVTYIRSAESPLEYLGGKTPSERKILAFFAGSMHGYLRPRLVKLWENKEPDMKIFGPMPRDPESKKQYREYMKSSRYCICARGYEVHTPRVVEAIMNECVPVIIADNYVPPFFEVLNWEEFAVFVEEKDIPNLRNILLSIPEERYIGMQARVKAVQQHFLWHKKPVKLDLFHMILHSIWYSRVHRIKTR
- the LOC104719328 gene encoding probable glycosyltransferase At3g07620 isoform X2, producing the protein MRIRIITGMERFHHSDIRRLLLGTIVTVGFVVLLAQCFGIPSFYWSPPPVKVSVIDLTNSNVTQVSVMNYINLSDDEEFVKKDLGRGNDVVISKEKVEFNASVIGRPNISLRKTKMVVESSESDPTSVMVMGKDSRNGNGLSVRRYKRRGAVVSISQMNSLLIQSFSSFKSPKPRWSSARDSEMVSVRSEIEKASVVHDTLELSASLYRNISKFQRSYDLMERKLKVYVYKEGEKPIFHNSIPRGIYASEGWFMKLMESNKKFIVRDPGKAHLFYIPISIKALRSSLGQDFQTPRSLADHLKEYVDLIAGKYKFWNRTGGADHFLVACHDWGNKLTKKTMRNSVRALCNSNVAQGFRIGSDTALPVTYIRSAESPLEYLGGKTPSERKILAFFAGSMHGYLRPRLVKLWENKEPDMKIFGPMPRDPESKKQYREYMKSSRYCICARGYEVHTPRVVEAIMNECVPVIIADNYVPPFFEVLNWEEFAVFVEEKDIPNLRNILLSIPEERYIGMQARVKAVQQHFLWHKKPVKLDLFHMILHSIWYSRVHRIKTR